gaagttaattggtagtacgctagtgtctgtagcagcttaatacagtttggtgctcgatctggactaggtcccaggttttttctgcatttgaggtttcctcgttaacaaaatttctggtgtctgtgttatttcttttttcgcattatattgtttatctttataattgaaatatcacatattgtttgttgatcaatcatagtagatacgtcCGATCTAGTTTATTGGATAGGATTtgaagaactctctttgtaattaggttcacggattcaattctgtaaatgttctaataataagagagaaaaagaaataactctagacactttccttgattgagttttaactctcgtagttatgttgagtttgtccatacaaattgcctacgaaaaagttggtggtgtattttggtacccctagtgTTTTCAGAGAGCATGCATAGACTACATAAAGCTTAATGTCGCAACTACagaggatcactttcctttggctttcattgatcaaatgttagagatgttagcgggacattcacattattgctttttaggtGGTTATTCAGGGTATAATCAGaatgttattgcaccggaggatcaagagaagaccaCTTTTACTTGTTCATTTGGTACATTTAACTAGTAGGCGTGCAACAACTCTTTCCAAATGTACGGTCACATCAATGCATCGTGTTTTGATCTGAGCCATTCGAACAACTATGTCTCGAGATCagagaaaatataatatggaTTGATTTGATCCTTCGTGTGTGGCAGATGCATACTGCTTCTGAATTGAGATCTTGCCACATGTACGATATATATTTTGCAGTTAAAACAATATTTTATCTGATAGTGTCCATTTAAATGCATATTTCCAACTCATGACACAAATTCAAAATGATTTTCATTTGAACTTCCATGCTAAAGTATAATTTTCTTTCTTCAAATTACATAAAACTATATCCGTTTTCATTTTGCAGAAAGTGTGGTGTACAATattgatttatatatatatatgaaaatttACCTTGATTTTTAAGGTATTTAAGCATTACCCAACTTTATACAAATTAgagtgactttttttttttttttttttgacttaccAAATGCACTAGGACTGGCAATCAAAATTTGTATTCCCATGAAATTATAAATCCCTCCCAACCAAACACACCATAAAAGAATTTGATGGCACAATCGGTGCCTGGAGAATGGGTATACTTGCCTTTTAGCGAAGGGGCCACTAAAGATGCCAGGACAAGTCGTTTAAGAGTTTTCTGGGACCAAAAACATCCCAGATTGAAAAACACAAGTAATGGTTTTCCCTTAAATGCATTTTCTCCCATGAAATTAAATTAGGGATCTGACTTGCAATTTCCGCCTCGAAACACTTTCACCCAGTTTTTGAATCTTTTCCCACGAAATTCATACACACCAATTGAGAGAATGAAGAGCAGTGAAGaagtaggaagaagaagaaaaagaagcggGGGACTTGAGAGAAAAGGAGATCTCGATGTAGCAGATGGTGAGTCAAACTCCATTACGAAGGTTCTCCCAGATGAAGTCattgttgacatattttctcgattaCCTGTTCGTTCAGCATCGAATTGCAAGCTGGTATGCAGAAATTGGTGCGAAGTTATTCGAAGCCCTTTATTCAGAGAGACTCACCTTCATCGAGCTTTACTAAGGAAACACGATAATACGGTGAGTTTCTTGTTCTTAACTTTAGATAATGATAGTCGACTTTATCATGGATCGCATTACGAAGATAGAGAACCCTATATGGAATTTAGAAGGATTAATCATCCACCAATTAAGAAGAAATATGGTAAAACTGCAGTGGTAGGGTCTTGCAATGGTTTAGTTTGTTTGTCCAAGTACTATCCACCTAATATTAGTGATCCAGTATACATATGTAATCCCTACCTTGGAGAACAGATTACTCTTAGAAAATTCTCAGTAATGGTGACAAACAAGAACAATGTTGTGGTTAAGAAAACGTCTTATTTGGATGGTGAAATTGTGAGTGGGTTTGGGTACAATTCTATCAGTGATGAATATAAAGTTGTGAGGATTTACTGTGCTGCTGGTGGACTGAATGGTCAAATTCAGGTATACACTCTTGGTAGTGGAAGTGGGTGgagagacaaagaagagattcCTTACTCATTGAAGCGTGATGAAATTATTACTTTAACTCATTTCCTCACTGACTCACATACTGACTATTGGGAGATATATAACCCATCTCGTGGTGTCCTTGCGAACAGTGCTCTTCATTGGTTTGATCAAGAATGGGAAATTGTAGCCTTTGATTTGGCAGAAGAGCAGTTCAGTTTGCTCCCGTCACCAAATTGTGATGGCGTGAGAAACTTTCTTCCACTGCAAGTGTTGGAAGGGCGGTTGTGTGTTGCCAGCAGAAGCCAGGATGGTAATCGTCTTGAAATATTGTCATTTTACAAGGCAAGTAGTGAGTGGGAAAATATGTTCAGCATATCATGTCGGTCAGATGACTTTAAGGATGTTTACTGGCCAATTTCTCTGACATTGAGCGGAAAACTTATATTGCGGCCAAATTACGAGACTCTCATTTGTTATGATCCCCAAACTGGAGAGTTTAAAGAACAAATGGTTCGTAACACAGATACTCATGTTGGGCCATCCTTTTGTGACTATCCCAAGGTTGAAGCAATACCTCACATGAATAGCTTTGTTTCTTTGAAAGCTCTAGGAGAGAAATCTAAGACGATAACAAGTGATGCAACTAGTAGCAGAAGCAAAAGGAGCAGATCACTACTGTAGATTGTGGTATGTtgaatttactttttcttttttttttcttaaagatgcTTTTTGTAAAGTTTTTGTGTGCTTGTTTACAAACTATGAGCAAATAGTTATACTCTTACCATCTTTCAGTTACTACCATGGACTTTAGTTTCATGATTTGGTTTTTAAAACCTCAAATTGGTACATAGGTTTACTGGTATGGTTTGCCTCCTCTGCTGCAATTTTGTAACTAATCAAATAGAGGAACTAACAGTTTAAGGAATCTCGGAGCTAAATCACTGTTCAGTTGCTTACTATCATTTTCCACTGTTCATATTTTtgcaaatatttttggaatttcaaATACACAATGTTCTTTTTACTTGGAATGAGCTAAAAAGAAAGAGAAACATTTACACCGGAAAGACTTAACAGTGGAATCTTAATAGTTTCTGAGCTTGTTGGGTATACCATAAACAACTTCCTCTGACAATGGTTAGTGATGGATATACAAATGCGCATGTTGCCTTATTATGTGCCATTAAGGAAGAAGACGTGTTCTTCTAAGGCATTCTTTTGTTGATTGCTGATTATCTTTCGATGTGTTATACTGTAAGTAACTTatgcaattctttttttttttcttaattcatCATTGAATTCTGTATCATTCATGTATTTGGAAGGGGAAAAAAACGCTATCTGAACTCCAAATAGCACCATGAGCTGTATGACAAGATCCTACTAGTGGAATGTGGGACTCATGGTCTCTTGCTCCCGTGTGTTAGGATTCAGGCAATCATTAGCTACTTTTGCAGTCTAAGCTCTATATTGCAGGAGTCTATTTGAATGCCATGACACTACTCTCAGCCTAAATGTTGTTTACAGGAGATGTGGAGGAGGTGTTTTTTCTGCATTCGTACATGAGAACTTAGCTCAGTTCTTAATTTTGATGTTGAAATGGAACTGGGAACGCAATGGTAATTTCTGGGCTACATCAATTATAGTCAAAATGATAGATAACAAATCACCTAGCTAGCTACCATTTTTACTTTTGCCCAGTTCAATCTCAGATGAATTCAGTCCGCCATTTGGGTGGATGTACGGCATCTGCTAGAACTTACAGTTTTAAAAGTCAATTTTTTGGTTCTGCCGTTATATTATTTCTTGCGACTACTCACTACCCGTCCTCCTCAAATCATGTAGCGACCTAGTTTGACCTTATTTTATATATAAGCAGAAAGCAACCCAACCCAAGTTTAATGTATATAACCTCAGCGGGACTTCACCACCGGCGAcctttagtttggattttgatttGCAGAATAGCCATGCCAAACTCTTGCATACACATTTTGTCTTTTTCACATTGGGTTCTCTCATTCTCTGTAATTTTGTTTTCATCCAGTACACATTGAGATTAGCTAGATTCATTTAGTCTATCTCTAAGTTGAACAACCTCCAGCTGGAAAGATTGTTTCCTTAAACTTGGATTAGTCATCATATTTCTCATCTATTATCTGCATCTTTTAACCTTCCAACTGCTGCATAAATCTTTGACATGGATACATAATTTCCTGTGGTTTCTTTGTAGTCCTGTAAATAGATCAAGTTAGCAGACACTTGTTACTAACTGCCAAATCGGTAATGCACAGTATAGAGGGTATTAATAACTTTAATTGCCAGAAACTATGAGGTAGAGCTGAATAAATAACTTTCAAGTGAATTATATCTGatatgtccatacagatttctaggTACTAGTTCAAGTTTATACTCCAGTGTTGAAAAATTAATGTTTATAACTCGAAATGGTAGAAACTATTTTAGAGCTGAATTTCCGAGCATAGGGTCTCCTCATTTGCAAGAACCAATTTTTCCTTGTTGCAGAATTACAGTACGATACGGCAAGAACCTACAAACATCAAAAAGAAAGCAACAAAAACCTTTTGTCACTGTACTGTAGTGAtgtacctgagttcgaaacttcaGAATAGAAAAAAGAAACTTAAAGCGCCCACCGTGGGGCTCGAACCCACGACCACAAGGTTAAGAGCCTCgcgctctaccaactgagctagaCGGGAAAGTTGTTCGAACGGTTGTTTAATAACAAACGTAACGCTGGGAATAt
The nucleotide sequence above comes from Papaver somniferum cultivar HN1 chromosome 8, ASM357369v1, whole genome shotgun sequence. Encoded proteins:
- the LOC113306139 gene encoding F-box protein At3g07870-like encodes the protein MKSSEEVGRRRKRSGGLERKGDLDVADGESNSITKVLPDEVIVDIFSRLPVRSASNCKLVCRNWCEVIRSPLFRETHLHRALLRKHDNTVSFLFLTLDNDSRLYHGSHYEDREPYMEFRRINHPPIKKKYGKTAVVGSCNGLVCLSKYYPPNISDPVYICNPYLGEQITLRKFSVMVTNKNNVVVKKTSYLDGEIVSGFGYNSISDEYKVVRIYCAAGGLNGQIQVYTLGSGSGWRDKEEIPYSLKRDEIITLTHFLTDSHTDYWEIYNPSRGVLANSALHWFDQEWEIVAFDLAEEQFSLLPSPNCDGVRNFLPLQVLEGRLCVASRSQDGNRLEILSFYKASSEWENMFSISCRSDDFKDVYWPISLTLSGKLILRPNYETLICYDPQTGEFKEQMVRNTDTHVGPSFCDYPKVEAIPHMNSFVSLKALGEKSKTITSDATSSRSKRSRSLL